The Vibrio tarriae genome includes a window with the following:
- a CDS encoding type II secretion system protein N: MKRAVGYGLLFSTVLITSVVVHLPAQVALSPLPLPEGLELTGIEGSLWQGQAAQVRWQGMNLGDLNWDLHLSALLLGKLEADIRFGRGSSTQLRGKGVVGIGLSGPYADDFLLSLPAAQAITWLPLPVPLMAQGQLEMAVKQYRFGEPYCQQAEGSLAWSAAQLESPLGALQLGTVVSDFTCQESVVTLKGGQKTAQVSSEFNLSLQPDNRYQAQAWFKPEAEFPESLKEQLSWLPQPDGQGRYPFNQQGQL; the protein is encoded by the coding sequence ATGAAGCGTGCTGTTGGCTATGGTCTGTTATTTTCCACCGTGTTAATCACCAGCGTGGTCGTGCATTTGCCTGCCCAAGTGGCGCTTAGCCCGCTGCCTCTGCCTGAAGGTTTAGAACTCACCGGCATAGAGGGCTCTCTGTGGCAAGGTCAAGCCGCGCAAGTTCGTTGGCAAGGCATGAACCTAGGCGATCTCAACTGGGATCTCCACCTCTCGGCGTTACTGTTGGGGAAGTTGGAGGCGGATATCCGCTTTGGCCGCGGTAGCAGCACACAACTAAGAGGGAAAGGTGTCGTGGGGATCGGTTTGAGTGGTCCCTATGCCGATGATTTTTTACTCTCCTTACCGGCTGCGCAAGCCATTACTTGGCTACCGCTACCCGTACCACTGATGGCGCAAGGGCAGTTGGAGATGGCTGTCAAACAGTACCGCTTTGGTGAGCCTTACTGCCAGCAAGCCGAAGGCAGCTTAGCTTGGTCAGCTGCGCAGCTAGAATCGCCGCTTGGTGCGCTGCAGCTTGGTACTGTCGTGTCGGATTTTACTTGCCAAGAGAGCGTTGTGACCCTGAAAGGTGGCCAAAAAACCGCGCAGGTGAGCAGTGAATTTAACCTCAGTTTACAGCCGGACAATCGCTATCAAGCGCAAGCGTGGTTTAAACCAGAAGCGGAATTTCCTGAGAGTTTAAAGGAGCAGTTGAGCTGGCTACCGCAGCCTGATGGGCAAGGTCGCTATCCGTTCAATCAACAAGGTCAGCTCTAG
- the cysQ gene encoding 3'(2'),5'-bisphosphate nucleotidase CysQ, producing MSTPQDLSHLLPDVINIARAAGQLILDIYQNKSYEAFTKSDSTPVTSADLAAHKFLCEQLRELTPDIPILSEEEANIDLATRETWQRYWLVDPLDGTQEFIARSGDFATIIALVENNHPVMGVVYGPVSGVTYYAYAGKGAWKIPDMAQSLKIQTHKHELPSSSIAIAISRRQDINKITRRLSSAWNYDLVPLGSAALKACLVAEGAVDCYLRLGPTGEWDTAATQCIVEEAGGRILSTQLSPLSYNERETLENPNFIVLGDADLPWNEILKIKD from the coding sequence ATGTCTACACCACAGGATCTCTCGCACCTACTGCCGGATGTCATTAACATCGCGCGAGCGGCAGGGCAACTTATCCTCGATATCTATCAAAATAAATCTTATGAAGCCTTCACCAAAAGTGATTCAACGCCCGTCACCAGCGCCGATTTAGCCGCACATAAGTTTCTGTGTGAGCAGTTGCGCGAGCTGACCCCTGATATTCCGATCCTCTCGGAGGAAGAAGCGAATATCGACCTTGCTACTCGCGAAACATGGCAGCGCTATTGGCTGGTGGATCCGCTGGATGGCACTCAAGAATTCATCGCACGTAGCGGCGACTTCGCGACCATCATTGCGCTCGTGGAAAATAACCATCCGGTGATGGGAGTGGTGTATGGCCCCGTTTCTGGTGTGACTTACTACGCTTACGCAGGCAAAGGGGCGTGGAAGATCCCCGACATGGCGCAGAGCCTCAAAATTCAGACTCACAAACATGAGCTGCCGAGCAGCTCGATCGCGATTGCCATCAGCCGTCGCCAAGACATCAACAAGATCACGCGCCGTTTAAGCAGTGCTTGGAATTATGACTTGGTGCCACTGGGCTCTGCAGCACTGAAAGCCTGCTTAGTGGCAGAAGGTGCAGTAGATTGCTATCTGCGCCTTGGTCCAACTGGCGAATGGGATACCGCCGCAACCCAGTGCATTGTCGAAGAAGCGGGTGGGCGCATTCTGAGCACTCAATTATCGCCCCTCTCGTACAATGAGCGGGAAACCTTGGAAAACCCGAACTTCATCGTGCTCGGTGATGCGGATTTACCTTGGAATGAGATCTTAAAAATCAAAGACTAG
- the nudE gene encoding ADP compounds hydrolase NudE, producing MSSKSLPEILDRETVAKSRLFTIEALDLRFSNGEQRTYERMKPSGRHAVMMVPVTAQGDLLLVREYAAGTERYELGFPKGLVDHGETAEQAANRELKEEIGFGAHQLTPLKEVVLAPSYFSSKMVLFVAQDLYSEQLEGDEPEPLEIIRWPLAQAEDLLTHLDFCEARSITALLLALRFLQA from the coding sequence ATGTCATCCAAATCTTTACCAGAAATTCTGGATCGTGAAACGGTCGCCAAATCGCGTCTGTTTACTATTGAAGCTTTGGATCTGCGTTTCTCAAACGGTGAACAAAGAACCTATGAACGCATGAAGCCGAGTGGCCGCCATGCGGTGATGATGGTGCCTGTCACCGCGCAAGGTGATTTACTCCTCGTGCGCGAATACGCCGCCGGAACGGAGCGTTACGAATTAGGCTTTCCAAAGGGCTTGGTCGATCATGGTGAAACTGCTGAACAAGCGGCCAATCGTGAGTTAAAAGAAGAAATTGGTTTTGGCGCGCACCAGTTAACCCCACTCAAAGAGGTGGTGCTGGCTCCCTCTTACTTCTCGAGCAAAATGGTTCTTTTTGTTGCTCAGGATCTATACTCAGAGCAATTAGAGGGGGATGAGCCAGAGCCGTTGGAGATCATTCGCTGGCCTTTAGCACAAGCAGAAGATCTGCTGACCCATCTCGATTTTTGTGAAGCGCGCAGCATCACAGCCTTGCTGTTGGCTCTGCGTTTTCTTCAGGCGTGA
- a CDS encoding type II secretion system protein M — MKELLAPVQAWWRSVTPREQKMVMGMGVLTVLAIVYWGIWQPLSERTAQAQARLQTEKQLLSWVSENANDIVTLRAQGGSDAPSDQPLNQVITNSTRQFNIELIRVQPRGEMMQVWIQPLPFSQLVSWIAYLQERQGVSVDAMDIDRGKVNGVVEVKRLQLKRGG; from the coding sequence ATGAAAGAATTATTGGCTCCTGTGCAGGCTTGGTGGCGAAGTGTCACCCCTCGTGAGCAAAAGATGGTAATGGGCATGGGCGTGCTGACGGTACTCGCTATCGTTTATTGGGGCATATGGCAGCCTTTGAGTGAGCGTACCGCCCAAGCTCAAGCACGATTACAAACCGAAAAACAGCTACTGAGTTGGGTGAGTGAAAACGCCAACGACATCGTAACGCTCCGTGCGCAAGGGGGCAGTGATGCGCCAAGCGATCAACCACTCAATCAGGTGATCACTAACTCGACGCGTCAGTTCAATATTGAGCTGATCCGCGTGCAGCCGCGCGGTGAAATGATGCAGGTCTGGATCCAACCGCTACCGTTTTCGCAATTGGTCTCATGGATTGCGTATTTGCAAGAGCGCCAAGGGGTGAGCGTGGATGCGATGGATATTGACCGTGGTAAAGTGAACGGCGTTGTGGAAGTGAAACGTCTGCAACTGAAGCGTGGAGGCTGA